A genomic region of Nostoc sp. UHCC 0702 contains the following coding sequences:
- a CDS encoding actin-binding WH2 domain-containing protein, producing MLEKPSYKIQHFAVLISLLRDRQAFLEEIRQEVRLQKKISSLFVSSSIFFAIYGGIIGASHSWAQALSGAIKLPAFYLLTLIICFPTLFFFNVLFGSQSTIQQHFVVLLTSVSVISVLLFSFAPVTLFFLITTPDSYQFFKLLNVLIFGITGIFGVKFLYEGMQLLSQQDEVGKKTRTTILRSWLLLYAFVGMQLGWFLRPFFGAPDSKFELFRAVKGNFYLDIVAAISEILGMR from the coding sequence ATGTTGGAAAAGCCATCTTACAAAATTCAACACTTTGCTGTTCTGATTAGTTTATTACGCGATCGCCAAGCTTTTTTAGAAGAAATTCGTCAGGAAGTGAGATTACAAAAAAAAATTAGTTCTCTGTTTGTTTCTAGTTCTATTTTTTTTGCAATCTATGGCGGTATTATTGGTGCATCTCACAGTTGGGCACAAGCATTATCCGGCGCTATTAAATTACCAGCATTCTATTTGTTAACACTCATCATTTGCTTTCCGACTTTATTCTTCTTTAACGTTCTCTTTGGTTCTCAAAGCACAATTCAACAGCATTTTGTTGTATTACTCACATCTGTATCAGTAATTAGTGTGCTTTTATTCAGTTTTGCACCAGTCACGCTATTTTTTCTCATCACTACCCCAGATTCTTATCAATTTTTTAAATTGTTAAACGTGTTAATTTTTGGGATCACAGGTATCTTTGGCGTTAAATTCCTTTATGAAGGAATGCAGTTACTTTCTCAACAAGATGAAGTTGGCAAAAAAACCCGCACCACAATTTTAAGATCCTGGTTACTTCTTTATGCTTTTGTTGGTATGCAGTTGGGATGGTTTCTTAGACCTTTTTTTGGTGCGCCTGACTCAAAATTTGAATTGTTTAGGGCAGTGAAAGGTAACTTTTATCTTGATATTGTAGCGGCGATTTCGGAAATTTTGGGTATGCGTTAA
- a CDS encoding actin-binding WH2 domain-containing protein, with protein sequence MIERKSLGIKYFTVLIGLLRDRQGFLEEIRQGARLPTKIISLLVCSSIFLAIYGGIIGAFHSWMQALSSAIKLPALYLITLLICLPTLFFANIIFGSKRTFGQHFALVLTAVSVTSVLLFSFAPITLFFLITTNNYQFLILLNVVIFSLTGFIGVSALYQAMNSVLEQEDEGSKTRKKILQFWLFLYAFVGSQLGWTLRPFFGTPDSPFQLFREREGNFYLSVIQAISYLLGFR encoded by the coding sequence ATGATTGAACGGAAATCTTTAGGAATCAAATACTTTACAGTGCTGATTGGTTTACTGCGCGATCGCCAAGGATTTCTAGAAGAAATTCGCCAAGGTGCGAGATTACCAACTAAAATCATTTCTCTGCTAGTTTGTAGTTCCATATTTCTGGCTATTTATGGCGGTATTATTGGCGCATTTCATAGCTGGATGCAAGCTTTATCTTCCGCCATTAAACTACCAGCCCTTTATTTAATTACACTGCTAATTTGTTTACCAACACTGTTCTTTGCAAATATTATTTTTGGTTCCAAACGAACCTTTGGACAGCACTTTGCATTAGTATTAACAGCAGTTTCAGTCACTAGCGTACTTTTATTTAGCTTTGCTCCCATCACATTATTTTTCTTAATTACTACCAACAATTACCAATTTTTAATTCTGTTAAATGTAGTGATCTTTTCTCTGACAGGATTTATTGGTGTTTCGGCTTTATATCAGGCGATGAATTCAGTCTTAGAACAAGAGGATGAAGGTAGTAAGACCCGCAAGAAAATTTTACAGTTTTGGCTATTTCTTTATGCTTTCGTAGGCAGTCAGCTGGGATGGACTCTCAGACCTTTTTTTGGTACACCTGATTCTCCCTTCCAATTGTTTCGAGAAAGAGAAGGCAATTTTTATCTCAGCGTCATTCAAGCTATTAGCTATCTCCTGGGATTTCGTTGA
- a CDS encoding Rieske (2Fe-2S) protein, protein MNWIKVLPQSELGANERKVVKVEQRAILLLNHNNQIYAVENSCPHLKLPMKKGKITDDGAIVCPFHRSAFDLATGNVKEWSTFPPGIGKVLGVVAKEKTLAVFPTRLEEGSIWVGL, encoded by the coding sequence ATGAACTGGATTAAAGTTCTTCCCCAAAGTGAACTAGGGGCCAATGAGCGCAAAGTGGTAAAAGTCGAACAACGCGCTATCTTACTGCTGAACCACAATAACCAAATCTACGCGGTGGAAAATTCCTGTCCCCACCTGAAGCTACCGATGAAAAAGGGCAAAATCACAGATGATGGAGCTATTGTTTGTCCTTTTCACCGCAGCGCCTTTGACTTGGCCACTGGTAATGTTAAGGAATGGAGTACCTTTCCCCCTGGTATTGGCAAAGTATTGGGTGTAGTTGCTAAAGAAAAAACTCTGGCAGTTTTTCCCACTCGTTTAGAAGAAGGAAGTATTTGGGTAGGGTTGTAA
- a CDS encoding FAD-binding oxidoreductase: MSLTEEILSQLPGDVLAGLRQSDRILASIRENTAPIPTVVKESQQPLGTVDWDVIICGGTLGILIGCALAVKGLRVALLERGILRGREQEWNISRQELEVFVELNLLSEEELQTAIATKYNPARVGFQGGVEVWVENVLNIGVDPVYLLATLKTKFLAAGGKLLENTPFTEVVVHPDGVMVNQFTAKLLLDAMGHFSPISRQARQGKKPDALCLVVGSCAQGFAENNSGDLLLSFTSLQNQCQYFWEAFPARDGRTTYLFTYMDAHPQRLSLEALFEEYLRLLPEYQGVALNQLKFQRALFGFFPTYRQSPLKTPWNRILPVGDSSGNQSPLSFGGFGAMVRHLKRLTFGIEEALQTNQLSAKALSLLQPYQPSLTVTWLFQKAMSVGVNQQIPPNQINQLLSAVFQEMQQLGTPVLKPFLQDIVQFSALTQTLLKTGLSHPVLVAKIIPQVGLVSLLDWLVHYSNLGIYTALVWLTPMLETWFSNQPSEQQYYWHRLVDAWKFGSGADYSDET, encoded by the coding sequence ATGTCCTTAACTGAAGAAATTCTCTCGCAACTACCAGGCGATGTATTGGCAGGATTGCGTCAAAGCGATCGCATTCTCGCATCTATTAGAGAAAATACCGCACCCATACCAACAGTAGTTAAAGAAAGTCAACAACCTTTAGGCACTGTAGACTGGGATGTAATTATCTGCGGTGGCACTTTAGGCATTTTAATTGGTTGCGCTTTGGCGGTGAAGGGACTGCGAGTGGCGTTGCTGGAACGCGGAATTTTGCGGGGGAGAGAACAAGAGTGGAATATTTCCCGTCAAGAGTTAGAAGTTTTTGTGGAATTAAATTTGCTGAGTGAGGAGGAATTGCAAACAGCGATCGCTACTAAATATAATCCGGCGCGTGTCGGCTTTCAAGGTGGCGTGGAGGTTTGGGTAGAAAATGTCCTGAATATCGGCGTAGATCCTGTTTATCTCCTGGCTACGTTGAAAACTAAGTTTTTAGCTGCTGGTGGCAAGTTGTTAGAAAACACACCCTTCACTGAGGTGGTGGTTCACCCAGATGGGGTGATGGTAAATCAATTCACAGCTAAGTTGTTACTCGACGCAATGGGACATTTTTCCCCCATCAGCCGACAAGCACGTCAAGGTAAAAAACCGGATGCGCTTTGTTTGGTTGTGGGAAGTTGTGCCCAAGGTTTTGCGGAAAATAACTCAGGCGATTTGTTGTTATCATTCACATCTTTGCAAAATCAATGTCAATACTTCTGGGAAGCTTTCCCGGCTAGAGACGGTAGAACCACTTACTTGTTTACCTACATGGATGCACATCCACAACGCCTAAGTCTAGAAGCTTTGTTTGAGGAATATCTGCGGCTTTTACCAGAATATCAGGGTGTGGCATTAAACCAGTTGAAGTTTCAACGGGCGCTGTTTGGCTTTTTTCCTACTTACCGCCAAAGCCCTCTCAAAACTCCTTGGAATCGCATTTTACCAGTGGGAGATAGCAGCGGCAATCAATCTCCATTAAGTTTTGGTGGTTTTGGTGCAATGGTGCGTCACCTGAAACGTTTAACATTTGGCATTGAAGAAGCACTGCAAACCAATCAATTATCTGCCAAGGCGCTGTCATTGCTGCAACCCTATCAGCCAAGTTTGACTGTCACCTGGTTATTTCAAAAAGCCATGAGTGTTGGTGTAAATCAGCAGATTCCCCCAAATCAAATTAACCAGCTACTTTCTGCGGTATTTCAAGAAATGCAACAGTTGGGTACACCAGTACTCAAGCCATTTTTACAAGATATCGTACAGTTTTCTGCCTTGACACAAACCTTATTAAAAACTGGTTTATCCCATCCTGTATTAGTTGCCAAAATAATTCCTCAAGTAGGTTTAGTAAGTTTGCTCGATTGGCTGGTACATTACAGCAATTTAGGTATTTACACTGCCTTAGTTTGGCTAACTCCAATGTTAGAAACATGGTTTAGTAATCAACCAAGCGAACAACAATATTATTGGCATCGCTTAGTTGATGCCTGGAAGTTTGGTTCTGGCGCTGATTACTCGGATGAAACATGA